One window of the Triticum dicoccoides isolate Atlit2015 ecotype Zavitan chromosome 3B, WEW_v2.0, whole genome shotgun sequence genome contains the following:
- the LOC119278394 gene encoding polygalacturonase inhibitor-like, producing the protein MRMRSRALLVLLLCSLLAGAANAEPSPDPTYKDCHPGDKAALLAVKAALGEAYHFASWTPDSPCCDWYDVTCDHFTGRVVGLAVFQDANLTGTIPSALAGLPHLQDLTLRHLPALSGPIPPAIGKLSNLSSLRISWTAVSGPVPSFLGALRKLTFLELSFNSLSGAIPASLGTIPNLSGINLSRNRLTGAIPPMFLSKFADQVYLWLSHNNLTGPVPAGFASMNFAHLDLSRNDLTGDASGLFGRGKELQYIDLSRNAFDFDLSGVVFPEQLYFVDVSHNAIHGSIPAQVANLSNLQFFNVSYNKLCGPVPTGGNMARFDLYNFQHNKCLCGAPLPACKK; encoded by the coding sequence ATGAGGATGCGCTCACGCGCTCTGctcgtcctcctcctctgctctctcctcgccggcgcgGCCAACGCCGAGCCCTCCCCGGACCCGACGTACAAGGACTGCCACCCAGGCGACAAGGCGGCGCTGCTCGCCGTCAAGGCCGCCCTCGGGGAGGCCTACCACTTCGCGTCCTGgacgcccgacagcccctgctgcGACTGGTACGACGTCACCTGCGACCACTTCACCGGCCGCGTCGTCGGCCTGGCCGTCTTCCAGGACGCCAACCTCACGGGCACCATCCCCAGCGCCCTCGCCGGCCTCCCCCACCTGCAGGACCTCACCCTGCGCCACCTCCCGGCGCTCTCGGGCCCCATACCGCCGGCCATCGGCAAGCTCTCCAACCTCTCCAGCCTCCGCATTTCCTGGACGGCCGTGTCGGGCCCCGTGCCGTCCTTCCTGGGCGCGCTCAGGAAGCTCACCTTCCTCGAGCTCTCCTTCAACTCGCTCAGCGGCGCCATTCCGGCGTCGCTGGGGACCATCCCCAACCTGTCCGGCATCAACCTCAGCCGCAACCGCCTCACCGGCGCCATCCCCCCGATGTTCCTCAGCAAGTTTGCGGACCAGGTCTACCTCTGGCTGTCGCACAACAACCTCACGGGACCAGTCCCGGCCGGGTTCGCCTCCATGAACTTTGCGCACCTCGACCTGTCGCGGAACGACCTGACCGGCGACGCGTCGGGCCTCTTCGGCCGCGGGAAGGAGTTGCAGTACATCGACCTGTCCCGCAACGCCTTCGATTTCGATCTCTCAGGCGTGGTGTTCCCGGAGCAGCTCTACTTCGTCGACGTGAGCCACAATGCCATCCATGGTAGCATCCCGGCGCAGGTCGCCAACTTGTCCAATCTGCAGTTCTTCAACGTCAGCTACAACAAGCTCTGCGGCCCTGTGCCGACCGGCGGGAACATGGCGAGGTTCGATCTCTACAACTTTCAGCACAACAAGTGCCTCTGTGGTGCTCCCCTCCCTGCATGCAAGAAATAG